In one Heteronotia binoei isolate CCM8104 ecotype False Entrance Well chromosome 1, APGP_CSIRO_Hbin_v1, whole genome shotgun sequence genomic region, the following are encoded:
- the LOC132581556 gene encoding toll-like receptor 5 produces the protein MGTTMLRFHDGGLFCGAQRVLFCMAILSLAVLGYTADVPRHCHHTMMNFWLAANCQAQSHKTVPKVDPSIEVLLLNFNLFSTILNSTWPQMDSLRMLSLGKQLGGSLFVGERAFQNVAGITFLDLGGNRNVTLHPAAFAGLTKLEVLLLDFNGFDDKVLENSYFQDLVSLKRLDLSGNHIQRLRPDSTFQQLGKLSFLQLKLNRIERICGDDLQNLKGHHLALLDLSSNRLLYHHTCTNPFHNITLGTLDISSNPWNAMQVEQFFTSLTGTHIQNLKMQYSGAIGSSFGFRNVKDISARTFSGLHDSGTFSLDLSHSFLNELVPSVFSAFSDLHILFLRSNKITEIHDGAFVKLNQLQVLDLSNNILGELYTKALKSLRSSPLQNLNLKSNHIGIVQHDALVGLNYLQILDLQDNALSQVPKGKLPSLQRLMLGQNRIGDTWGIEHLSQNLTHLDLSSNRLSDLGQLWEQLEKIPSLLFLNLSNNHLARCFRIREGPRYLRELDLSHNNLAGIWKAGKCVGIFHHLERLMVLNLSSSSLKALPKDLFQGLVSLQTLDLSENLLSLLPEEVFLDLQSLRTLSLRGNPMMTLSPSIFQPLILLQTLDLQELTLFCHCGLANLQTWLQSNSMALKRSVATGIPCLLPAPSFTQVSLSWFLHNNCNVQGFF, from the exons ATGGGTACCACAATGCTGAGGTTTCATGACGGAGGCCTGTTTTGTGGGGCTCAAAGAG TCCTCTTTTGTATGGCCATCCTTTCACTGGCTGTCTTGGGTTACACTGCTGATGTCCCACGCCACTGCCATCATACCATGATGAATTTTTGGCTAGCAGCCAATTGCCAAGCTCAAAGCCACAAGACAGTTCCCAAAGTTGACCCCTCCATAGAGGTCCTCCTGCTGAATTTTAACCTGTTCTCCACCATCTTAAATTCTACTTGGCCCCAAATGGATTCCCTGCGGATGTTGTCCCTTGGGAAGCAGTTGGGAGGATCACTCTTTGTGGGAGAGAGGGCCTTTCAGAACGTGGCTGGTATCACATTTCTGGACCTTGGAGGCAACAGGAATGTAACGCTGCACCCTGCTGCTTTTGCAGGCCTGACCAAACTTGAAGTGTTACTCTTGGATTTTAATGGCTTTGATGATAAAGTTTTGGAAAATAGTTACTTCCAGGATTTGGTGTCCCTGAAGAGACTGGATCTTTCTGGAAATCACATCCAGAGACTGAGGCCTGATTCAACCTTTCAACAGCTTGGAAAGCTGAGCTTCCTTCAGCTGAAACTCAACAGAATTGAGAGGATTTGTGGGGATGACCTACAGAACCTCAAAGGCCACCATCTTGCCTTGCTTGACCTGTCTTCTAACCGTTTGCTCTACCACCACACCTGCACCAACCCTTTCCACAACATCACACTGGGGACCCTGGACATCTCTTCCAATCCATGGAATGCAATGCAAGTTGAACAGTTTTTCACAAGCTTAACTGGCACACATATCCAGAACCTCAAGATGCAATACTCAGGGGCAATTGGAAGCTCATTTGGTTTCCGTAATGTGAAGGACATTTCAGCTAGGACCTTTTCTGGGCTACATGACAGTGGTACCTTCTCCCTTGACCTGTCCCACAGTTTCCTGAATGAACTAGTCCCCTCTGTCTTCTCAGCTTTCTCAGATCTCCACATCCTGTTCTTGAGGTCCAATAAGATTACCGAGATTCATGATGGAGCCTTCGTCAAGCTGAATCAATTGCAAGTTCTTGATCTCTCCAACAACATTCTTGGGGAGCTGTACACAAAAGCACTCAAAAGTCTGAGGTCATCACCCCTTCAGAATCTCAACCTGAAGTCCAACCACATTGGAATTGTTCAACATGATGCTCTTGTGGGGCTGAATTACTTGCAAATCCTTGACTTACAGGACAATGCTCTCTCACAGGTACCAAAGGGCAAACTCCCATCTCTGCAGCGTCTGATGCTGGGGCAGAACAGGATCGGGGACACCTGGGGCATTGAGCATCTTAGTCAGAACCTTACACACCTTGACCTCTCCTCCAACCGTCTGAGTGACCTGGGGCAGCTCTGGGAGCAGCTAGAGAAGATTCCCTCTTTGCTTTTTCTTAATCTCTCAAACAACCACTTGGCGAGATGCTTCAGGATCCGAGAAGGCCCCAGATATCTCAGAGAACTGGATCTTTCCCATAACAACCTGGCAGGTATCTGGAAAGCAGGAAAATGTGTGGGCATCTTCCATCATTTAGAGAGGCTGATGGTCCTGAATCTCAGCTCTAGCAGCCTCAAGGCCTTGCCTAAGGATCTTTTTCAGGGGTTGGTGTCTCTGCAGACTCTGGACCTCTCTGAGAACCTCCTGTCCTTACTTCCAGAGGAAGTATTCCTTGACCTGCAGTCTTTGCGCACCCTCAGCCTCCGTGGGAACCCTATGATGACCCTCTCACCATCCATATTCCAGCCGCTGATTTTACTGCAGACTTTGGATCTGCAGGAGTTGACCTTGTTTTGTCACTGTGGCCTTGCCAACTTGCAGACGTGGCTGCAGAGCAATAGCATGGCACTGAAAAGATCTGTGGCAACAGGGATCCCTTGTCTTCTTCCTGCTCCATCTTTCACACAGGTCTCCTTGtcctggttcctccacaacaattgtaatgtgcagggctttttttga
- the VPS51 gene encoding vacuolar protein sorting-associated protein 51 homolog, with the protein MAASPAERGPEPPGGKRRPHGMLKLYYGLPDPSGETLGSARGELGGPTDINGPHFDPEVFLTKLRKECPLAQLMDCETDMVKQIRALDSDMQTLVYENYNKFISATDTIRKMKNDFKKMEDEMDCLAANMAVITEFSASISSTLQDQHEQITKLSGVHALLRKLQFLFELPARLTKCVELEAYAQAVRYYSKARSILHQYQHMPSFQGIQDDCQKIMADLAQKLREKFRDGGSGAKDLAECVELLLQLGEPAEELCDEFLSHARSRLEAELQALEAELGEGQPQSISGPTTDILEFTDRGCNSFVSNMCLVIASYQELFVSREGTEGIARMARDKLVTFVDGLMERYFALVERRIQLERGVGDNSLLVRALDRFHRRLQALAKLLPASRAAAEGTEIVVRAAKERIRQYLQALQSFYMDCLTDVRQSLAAPRLMGKDSPNLAELLSTISASILNQIKSVLTYVHLFTAKDITFSNKPYFKGEFCSQGVREGLIVSFIKSICQTARQFCESAGDKGGSTPPALLLLLSRLCLDYETSTISYILTLTDEQFLVQDHSPVTPVTGLCAEAREAAQKLLNHYVKVQGLIISQMLRKSVETRDWITTIEPRNVRAVMKRVVEDATSIDVQVGLLYEEGVRKAQSSDSSKRTFSVYSSSRQQSRYAPSYTPSAPMDTNLLSNIQKLFSERIDIFSPVEFNKVSVLTGIIKISLKTFLECVRLRTFGRFGLQQIQVDCYYLQLYLWRFVSDENLVHFLLDEIVGSTAHRCLDPVPMEQSVIEVICERG; encoded by the exons ATGGCGGCTTCTCCGGCCGAGCGTGGCCCTGAGCCGCCGGGCGGGAAGCGTCGGCCACACGGGATGCTGAAGCTCTACTACGGGCTCCCGGACCCCTCGGGAGAGACCCTGGGCTCGGCCAGAGGGGAGCTCGGGGGCCCCACGGACATCAACGGGCCTCACTTCGACCCGGAAGTCTTCCTCACTAAG CTGCGGAAAGAGTGCCCCCTGGCTCAGCTGATGGACTGTGAGACTGACATGGTGAAGCAGATCCGAGCCCTGGACAGCGATATGCAGACACTGGTCTATGAGAATTACAACAAGTTCATTTCCGCCACAG ACACAATCCGCAAGATGAAAAACGACTTCAAAAAGATGGAGGATGAGATGGACTGCTTGGCAGCCAACATGGCTGTGATCACAGAGTTCAGTGCCAGCATCAGCAGCACCTTACAGGATCAGCACGAGCAGATCACCAAGCTGTCAG GTGTGCACGCACTCCTGCGCAAGCTGCAGTTCCTTTTCGAGCTGCCTGCCCGCCTGACTAAGTGCGTGGAGCTTGAAGCCTATGCACAGGCTGTTCGCTACTACAGCAAAGCTCGCTCCATCCTCCACCAGTACCAGCACATGCCCTCCTTCCAAGGCATCCAGGATGACTGCCAGAAGATCATGGCTGACCTAGCTCAGAAGCTGCGTGAGAAGTTCAG GGATGGGGGTTCCGGTGCCAAGGACTTAGCTGAGTGCGTGGAGCTTCTGCTGCAACTGGGTGAGCCGGCTGAGGAGCTATGTGACGAATTCCTCTCTCATGCCCGCTCTCGTCTAGAGGCTGAACTTCAGGCCCTGGAGGCcgagctgggggaggggcagccgcAGAGTATCTCTGGTCCGACCACTGACATCCTCGAATTCACCGACCGTGGCTGCAACAGCTTTGTCAGCAACATGTGCTTGGTGATCGCCTCATACCAGGAGCTGTTTGTCAGCCGGGAGGGCACTGAAGGGATTGCCCGCATGGCCCGTGACAAGCTGGTGACCTTTGTGGATGGCCTGATGGAGCGCTACTTTGCCCTGGTGGAGCGGCGCATCCAGCTGGAGAGGGGTGTGGGGGACAACTCACTGCTGGTGCGGGCCCTGGACCGCTTCCACCGGCGCCTGCAGGCCTTAGCCAAACTCTTACCAGCCTCTCGGGCAGCAGCTGAAGGCACAGAGATTGTGGTGCGCGCAGCCAAGGAGCGCATCCGTCAGTACCTCCAGGCCCTGCAGAGCTTCTACATGGATTGCCTGACAGACGTGCGCCAGTCACTGGCAGCCCCCCGTCTCATGGGCAAGGACAGCCCCAACTTGGCAGAACTCCTGAGCACCATCTCGGCTTCCATCCTGAACCAGATCAAGTCAGTGCTCACCTACGTTCATCTCTTCACTGCCAAGGACATCACTTTCTCCAACAAGCCTTATTTCAAg GGAGAATTCTGCAGCCAAGGTGTCCGCGAAGGCCTTATTGTCAGCTTCATCAAGTCAATCTGTCAGACGGCGCGGCAGTTCTGTGAAAGTGCAGGGGACAAGGGTGGGTCTACACCCCCTGCACTGCTGCTACTCCTCTCCCGCCTCTGCCTGGACTATGAGACCTCCACTATCAGCTACATCCTCACACTGACTGATGAGCAATTCTTAGTGCAG GACCACTCCCCTGTGACCCCAGTGACGGGGCTGTGTGCTGAAGCCCGTGAAGCTGCCCAGAAGCTGCTGAACCATTACGTCAAGGTGCAAGGCCTGATCATCTCGCAGATGCTGCGCAAGAGCGTGGAGACCCGTGACTGGATCACAACCATTGAGCCACGCAACGTCCGTGCCGTCATGAAGCGTGTGGTTGAGGATGCCACCTCCATCGATGTGCAG GTTGGGCTTCTGTATGAAGAAGGGGTGCGTAAAGCACAGAGCAGCGACTCCAGCAAAAGAACCTTTTCAGTGTACAGCAGCTCCCGGCAGCAGAGTCGCTATGCGCCCAGCTACACGCCCAG TGCCCCCATGGATACCAACCTGCTGAGTAATATCCAGAAGCTGTTCTCCGAGCGCATCGATATCTTCAGCCCTGTGGAGTTCAACAAG GTCTCTGTGCTGACTGGCATCATCAAGATCAGCCTGAAGACGTTTTTAGAGTGTGTCCGTTTGCGCACTTTTGGTCGCTTCGGCCTGCAGCAGATCCAAGTAGACTGTTACTACCTGCAACTTTACCTGTGGCGCTTTGTTTCTGATGAGAACCTGGTGCATTTCTTGCTGGACGAGATTGTAGGCAGCACAGCTCACCGCTGTCTGGACCCTGTACCCATGGAACAGAGTGTGATCGAGGTCATTTGTGAGCGTGGATAG